GGTTGCCCCCGCCGGGCGATACGTCTCTGGCCTGGCGCCGCGAATCGCCCGGCTGACGCTGCGCGAGCTGCTGGCGCAGACGACCGGCCTGGCGGACGAGTCCGCGGAGCACGGCGTCCACGGCGAAGGGACGCTGGTCCCCTACGTCCGGAGCTGGACGGGCGCGGAGGCCGTGCTGGAGAGCGGAGAATCGTTCTCATACTCCAACCGCAACTTCACGCTGGCCGGGGCGCTGGTGGAAGCGGCGTTGGGAAAGCCGTACGACGAGGTGGTGCGCGAGCGCGTGCTGACACCGCTGGGCATGCGCACCGCCACCTTCCGCCCCACGGAGGCCATCACCCATCCCGTGGCCCAGGGTCACACGGGTCGCCCGGGCCAGCCGCCGACGGTGGTGCGTCCCCGCGCGGACGACACGCGCCAGTGGCCGGCCGGGTACCTGTACGCCAGCGCGCCCGACGTCGCCCGGCTGGTGATCGCGCTGCTGAACCGTGGGGTGGTGGATGGCAAGCAGGCGGTCCCCGCCGCGGTGGTGGACTCCATGCTCGTCGCCCGGATCGCCGTCCCCGGGCTGCCGAACGACGCCCGCTACGGCTTCGGGCTCTTCCACGACCGCGTCGGCGGGATGGCCAGCAGCTGGCACTCGGGGACGATGCCCGGCTTCACCGCGCTCTTCCGCATCATCCCCGAACGGCGTGTGGGCGTGGTGATCCTGGGCAACCGCGAAGTACGGCTCGACGCCCTGGCCGAGGCCGCCCTCTCCGCCGCGCTCCGCGAGCCGCTGCGTACGCCCGTGCCGGATGTGGCCGCGGTCGCGATGACCCGCGAGGAGCTGGCGCCCTACGCGGGTCGGTACACGGGGCGGTTTCCGCTGGTGCTGCGGATGGGGGAGGACGGGCTGGTCCTGGAGCGGTTCGGCGCGAGGCTGCCGGTGACGCCGCTGGGAGGCGGCCGGTTCGCGGTGCAGGCGCCGGGCGCGCCGAGGCCGGACGTGTTCACGGTCGTGCTTCCCCGGGACGGGCGCCCCGGCTATCTGCAGATGTTCCTGTGGGCGTTCCCGCGTGAGCCCGCCGGTCCGTGACCGAACGTGGGCGGGAGTGGCTCAGAAGAGCCCCGTGACGACGACGAGCAGGAGAAGGATCAAGATCAGGATCGTGGTGCCCAGCCACATCACGCCCACGTAGAGCACGGCGTACAGGAACACGCCCAGCCAGCGCGCGTCCGGCGGAAGCCGCTGCATCCACTTGTTGATGGGCCGTTCCATCCTGCGGAACGAGCGAAGCAGCAGGTTGCGTGAACCCCGCGCCTGCTGCAGACCGCCTTGGGCGCCGCGGGCGGTGGGGTTCAGCCGCAGCCCTTCGTGGAAGGCTTCGATGGCCCCGTGCGGTTCGTTGCGGTCCAGCAGGTACCAGCCGCGGAGCGCGTGCGCGGCGCCACTCTCCGGATGGCGGGTCAGCAGGCGCTCGATGGTGTCGTTCGCCTTGTCGTAGTAGCC
This genomic interval from Longimicrobium sp. contains the following:
- a CDS encoding serine hydrolase domain-containing protein; this encodes VAPAGRYVSGLAPRIARLTLRELLAQTTGLADESAEHGVHGEGTLVPYVRSWTGAEAVLESGESFSYSNRNFTLAGALVEAALGKPYDEVVRERVLTPLGMRTATFRPTEAITHPVAQGHTGRPGQPPTVVRPRADDTRQWPAGYLYASAPDVARLVIALLNRGVVDGKQAVPAAVVDSMLVARIAVPGLPNDARYGFGLFHDRVGGMASSWHSGTMPGFTALFRIIPERRVGVVILGNREVRLDALAEAALSAALREPLRTPVPDVAAVAMTREELAPYAGRYTGRFPLVLRMGEDGLVLERFGARLPVTPLGGGRFAVQAPGAPRPDVFTVVLPRDGRPGYLQMFLWAFPREPAGP